CGGATCATCATTCAAGAAAGGCCTTCACCGATGAGTGCATGAAAAACGGCCTTCTTATTCTGCAATGCGGTACACACTCCGTACGCTTCAGACCACCGCTTACCATTAGCGCTGCGCAAATCGACGAAGGCATGGATATCATCGAGCGCTCTTACAAAGCTGCCGTCTCCCGTTGTCCTGTTGTTCACATGCGCAATGTGAAAGCATCCAACGGCAAGGCCTGATCAGTACGTAACAAAGCTGCGTTTCAATAAAAAAGCCGGTCTCGCGACCGGCTTTTTTTGTTTCTGATATTTGACGTCGCGCAGGACGTCAGCGCTCTCTTGATTTTAAAATCGGGAACAGGTCAGCATTCAGGGTCTCATTTTATGATGTGGCGGACCCTTACTTAAACCATTTGATGACTGTCAGGCTGAATGACGATTTCATTAAGTACAGCATTGCCGGGTTGTGAACAGGCATAATAGACAGCTTTGGCTACTTCATTCGCGGTCAGCATTTTGTCGCGCTGAACACGCATATCAATGAGATCACTATCCCAGAAGCCGGTATCAATACCACCGAGGTACATCAGGGTAAATTTCACATTGGAACGCCGGTGCTCGTCTACAAGTGCTTTGGTCATACCCGTTACTGCAAATTTACTTGCCGAATACACTGATGAGCCTTTCATTACAGCTTTGCCCAAAATGCCGGGAAACATCACAACCTTTCCGCTTTTAGCTGTCGCCATGTGCCTGAGGATGGATTGGGTCACTAAGAATGTGCCATAAACATTTACATCAAAAACTTCCTTGGCTTTGCGGGGATCAACGTCAAGCAACGGCTGAATAATCCCAAGTCCGAAGGCGTTTACGAGTATATCTACCTTTCCGAACTCCTTGATGATATCATCGGTCATTTTGAAAACGGATGATGAGTCTGTCACATCCACGTCAATTACGTATGCTTCTCCCCCGCCGTTGTTTATTTCGAGTGCGGCTTCTTCTGCTTTGGAACGGTTTCTGGCGGCAAGAACGATTTTAG
This genomic stretch from Cyclonatronum proteinivorum harbors:
- a CDS encoding SDR family oxidoreductase, which encodes MKDQVVLIVGGSGGVGTSVAKLFAKAGAKIVLAARNRSKAEEAALEINNGGGEAYVIDVDVTDSSSVFKMTDDIIKEFGKVDILVNAFGLGIIQPLLDVDPRKAKEVFDVNVYGTFLVTQSILRHMATAKSGKVVMFPGILGKAVMKGSSVYSASKFAVTGMTKALVDEHRRSNVKFTLMYLGGIDTGFWDSDLIDMRVQRDKMLTANEVAKAVYYACSQPGNAVLNEIVIQPDSHQMV